A segment of the Mycobacterium intracellulare ATCC 13950 genome:
TGGCGCATTCGTTTCCGACGCCGCCGCAGGGGAAGTCACCGCCGAACAGGGCCCAGTGCAGCCAGGTGCCGATCACCGGCATGCCCAACGTGATCGAGGACAGGGCCGCGCGCAACCCGATGCCCGACAACAGGTCGTCGGGCAGCGAGTAGCCGAAGTAGCCCTCGAACATGGCCAGGATCAGCAGCAGCGAACCGATGACCCAGTTGGCCTCGCGCGGCCGACGGAACGCGCCGGTGAAGAAGATGCGGGCCAGGTGCACCATGATCGACGCCGAGAAGATCAGCGCGGCCCAGTGGTGGACCTGACGAACGAACAGGCCGCCGCGCACCTCGAAGGAGATGTCGAGGGTCGACGCGAACGCCTTCGACATGTCCACCCCGCGCAGCGGCTGGTAGGCGCCGTTGTAGGTGACCTCGCCCATGGACGGGTCGAAGAACAGCGTCAGGTACACCCCGGTGAGCAGCAACACGATGAAGCTGTACATCGCGATCTCGCCCAGCAGGAACGACCAGTGGGTGGGGAACACCTTGTTGAGCTGTCTGCGTACGGCAGCCGAGGGGTGATAGCGCGTATCGATGTCCTCGCCCTGGCGGGCCAGGACGTCGCCGATCTTCGGGGGACTCAGTTTGGGACTCATGATGTCGTCCTCTCCCAGAATGCCGGTCCGACGGGCTCGATGAAGTCACCGTTGGCGACCAGATACCCGTTGGTGTCGATGGTGATCGGCAGTTGCGCCAACGCACGCGCCGCCGGCCCGAAGATCGGCTTGGCGAAGTGCAGCGCGTCGAACTGCGACTGGTGGCAAGGGCACAAGATTCGGTAGGACTGCTCCTCGTAGAGCGACGCGGGGCAGCCCAGGTGCGAGCAGACCTTCGTGTAGGCGAACAGCTCGCCGAAGTTGAAGCTCTCCTGGCCCTGCCGCTTGACCACACGGTGCATGTCGGTGGGGCGAATCCGGATGAGCATCACGGGATTACGCACGCCCTGGTTGATCGCGCGCAGCTTTTCCTGCGACTCCGGGGTGGTGCCGTCACCGTCGGACTCCCGCCACGGGAAGACGGTTTCCATGCCGCCGGCGTCGATGTCCTCGGGCCGCATCTTGACGAACGGCGACCCGGCGAAGCTGCCGGTGGCGCGCGCCAGGTAGATGGTCTCGCCGTGGTAGCGCGGGGTCCAGTCGGAGGTGAACAGCACCGCCTTCTTGCCGTTGGCGGTCTGCACCACCGGCTTCCACGGGTTCTTGATCAGGCCGCCGGCAAACGCCACCAACGTGGACAGGCCGAACGCGCCCAGCCCCACGCCCAGCGACAGCCCGACCAGCTTGCGCCGCCCGATGGTGGAGCCGCTGTAGGCGTCGGCCAGGTTCGCCACGACGGTCTTGCGGTCGACGTCGCGGGAGGCGCCGTCGTGCCGGTCCTGAATCGAAATCTCTTCGGGGATAAAGCGTTTCTGGTACAGGATGGTGCCGATCCCGATCGACAGGATCGACATCCCGAAGGTCAGGCCGTACAGCGGGGTGGTCAGCGAGTAGAGCCAGCTGTCCGCGGCCTCCTTGGGCTTGTACTCCCACGGCCAGAACAAAAAGATCAGCAGCAGCGCCAGCCCGAAACCGCCGCCGCCCAGCAAAAGCCACAGGGCAACGCCACGCTCGGCGCGCTTCTCGGCTTTGGTGCCCTCGACCGGCCAACGGTTTTCCTTGAACACGGTCTCGACGCCGTCGAGCTTGCCGCCCAGCGCCACCAGCTCCTGTTGAGACATCGCGGCCAGCGCGGCGTCGTCGGGCTCCCGCTCGCCGGTGCCGTGCGGGTTTCCGCCGGTGTCCGAGCCGCGAACGTTTCCGTGGTCAGCTGAGTCGC
Coding sequences within it:
- the qcrA gene encoding cytochrome bc1 complex Rieske iron-sulfur subunit; translated protein: MSDSADHGNVRGSDTGGNPHGTGEREPDDAALAAMSQQELVALGGKLDGVETVFKENRWPVEGTKAEKRAERGVALWLLLGGGGFGLALLLIFLFWPWEYKPKEAADSWLYSLTTPLYGLTFGMSILSIGIGTILYQKRFIPEEISIQDRHDGASRDVDRKTVVANLADAYSGSTIGRRKLVGLSLGVGLGAFGLSTLVAFAGGLIKNPWKPVVQTANGKKAVLFTSDWTPRYHGETIYLARATGSFAGSPFVKMRPEDIDAGGMETVFPWRESDGDGTTPESQEKLRAINQGVRNPVMLIRIRPTDMHRVVKRQGQESFNFGELFAYTKVCSHLGCPASLYEEQSYRILCPCHQSQFDALHFAKPIFGPAARALAQLPITIDTNGYLVANGDFIEPVGPAFWERTTS